A window from Dermacentor albipictus isolate Rhodes 1998 colony chromosome 10, USDA_Dalb.pri_finalv2, whole genome shotgun sequence encodes these proteins:
- the LOC139050642 gene encoding uncharacterized protein, translating to MEVVVQGEDISPEEFSEKVGWFTINTSRQRGSQDGGREGGSQGVGSDRRERQDGGHGHVSTKSIKMAGRKLALRSVASQQPRLPTGLHKVIIRPSGGLKALSLGGDVKIYEIVRAAAGVNLKEAKEDIIQLNTKQNTILVGTMSEERMHRYLKIKILQVDQAKYEVNAYLSAPDGSGKGVIHGIPVEHTEAQILDNLDCSRNPKIRGVRRMGKTSTSVLILFVNDNVPFWIYYGGGLLKCFLYKKKFEVCNACGHLGHRSDVCPDPDDVKCRGCGTVKPPDGHVCDPKCALCGKGHELGNKKCREIYRTPYIVRKRRWERKLQEEEAKKTPSSGRKSRSRSREGFRSHSGSFPRLDHPGRSSSRGCSSSRDRSGSGVHSGSRARSSSRPRNEANKQREVDDTRSPPLKRKPGANAPQEPTMADLCKKMDDFQASWEAKFASVIQAIQALSEESQKHRAALVSINNWQRETEQKVHGGSQTAATLIPLGDNPQFTHGQSQ from the exons ATGGAGGTTGTTGTTCAAGGGGAGGATATTTCTCCTGAAGAATTTTCCGAGAAGGTCGGTTGGTTCACGATCAACACAAGCCGGCAACGCggcagccaagatggcggccgcgaaggAGGAAGCCAAGGTGTCGGCTCGGATCGAAGAGAGagacaagatggcggccacggcCACGTGAGCACCAAATCAATCAAGATGGCGGGGAGGAAATTGGCGCTGCGCTCCGTGGCGTCACAGCAACCACGCCTACCTACTGGCTTGCATAAGGTGATAATCCGACCGAGCGGAGGATTGAAAGCTCTATCTTTGGGTGGAGACGTGAAGATATATGAGATTGTTCGAGCCGCTGCGGGCGTGAATTTGAAGGAGGCTAAGGAAGACATTATTCAACTTAACACCAAGCAAAACACCATTTTGGTGGGCACCATGAGTGAAGAAAGAATGCATCGGTACCTGAAGATAAAAATACTTCAGGTTGATCAGGCAAAATACGAAGTAAACGCCTACCTGTCAGCCCCCGATGGCAGTGGCAAAGGAGTTATTCATGGGATCCCGGTGGAACACACGGAAGCACAGATTCTGGACAACCTGGATTGTTCAAGGAACCCCAAAATCAGAGGGGTCAGAAGAATGGGGAAGACATCGACCTCAGTTCTGATACTCTTCGTAAACGATAATGTGCCGTTTTGGATTTATTATGGAGGCGGGCTCCTCAAGTGCTTCCTCTACAAAAAGAAGTTTGAGGTGTGCAACGCATGCGGACACCttgggcaccgctctgatgtgtgtccggACCCGGACGACGTCAAGTGCCGCGGCTGCGGTACGGTGAAGCCACCGGATGGACACGTGTGCGATCCCAAATGTGCTCTTTGTGGAAAGGGACATGAACTGGGCAACAAGAAGTGTCGCGAGATCTACCGAACTCCGTACATCGTCAGGAAACGCCGGTGGGAGCGGAAGCTCCAAGAAGAGGAGGCGAAGAAAACACCCTCGTCTGGGCGAAAAAGCCGATCAAGAAGCCGGGAAGGCTTCCGGAGCCACTCCGGCTCCTTCCCTCGCCTCGATCACCCGGGCCGTTCCAGCTCCAGGGGCTGCTCCAGCTCCAGGGATCGTTCCGGCTCCGGGGTCCACTCCGGCTCCAGGGCAAGATCGTCGTCAAGGCCGAGGaatgaagccaacaagcaaagggaG GTAGATGACACCCGCTCCCCACCTCTGAAAAGGAAACCAGGCGCGAACGCGCCACAAGAACCCACAATGGCAGATCTGTGCAAGAAAATGGACGACTTCCAGGCGAGCTGGGAGGCAAAGTTCGCATCAGTCATCCAAGCCATCCAGGCGCTATCGGAAGAAAGCCAGAAACACAGGGCCGCGTTGGTGAGCATTAATAACTGGCAGAGGGAAACAGAGCAGAAAGTACATGGTGGTTCTCAGACGGCTGCGACCCTAATACCACTGGGTGATAATCCACAATTCACTCATGGCCAGTCACAATAA